In Micromonospora purpureochromogenes, a single window of DNA contains:
- a CDS encoding TadE/TadG family type IV pilus assembly protein: protein MTAVADGRTRGSVSIEVAVLAPAFIALIVLAGVTGRTAIADEAVEAAAHDAARAASISRDAGTARDAARDAVRRQLDWRRLNCAGAPRMTFSGSVRGRSTSFDAAYRSPAGQPASVTVSVTCVVSHRDLRLPALPGMPLRTTASATFTSPLDRYRSRG, encoded by the coding sequence GTGACCGCCGTCGCGGACGGCCGCACCCGGGGCTCGGTCTCCATCGAGGTCGCCGTGCTCGCCCCCGCGTTCATCGCGCTGATCGTGCTGGCTGGGGTGACCGGGCGCACCGCGATCGCCGACGAGGCGGTGGAGGCGGCCGCGCACGACGCCGCCCGGGCGGCCTCGATCTCCCGGGACGCCGGCACCGCCCGCGACGCGGCCCGCGACGCCGTCCGCCGCCAGCTCGACTGGCGACGCCTGAACTGCGCCGGCGCGCCCCGGATGACCTTCAGCGGCTCGGTACGTGGCCGGTCGACCAGCTTCGACGCGGCGTACCGCAGCCCGGCCGGGCAGCCGGCGAGCGTGACCGTCTCGGTGACCTGCGTGGTGTCCCACCGGGACCTGCGGCTGCCGGCACTGCCCGGGATGCCACTGCGGACCACCGCCTCGGCGACCTTCACCTCCCCGCTGGACCGCTACCGGAGCCGGGGATGA
- a CDS encoding SigE family RNA polymerase sigma factor produces MRADLEQEYVEYVTSRLPALRRIACHLTGDAHRGDDLVQTAVTRLYVGWRRAREADNVDAYVRTVLVRVFLDEKRRLWSRVRLVDTPPEPAPAPTGDAVEDRELLHAALAQVPPRQRAVLVLRFLHDRPVDEVAATLGCTAGTVKSQTSHGLASLRRLLGTDAYAITGEGK; encoded by the coding sequence ATGCGGGCGGACCTGGAACAGGAGTACGTCGAGTACGTCACGTCGCGGCTGCCGGCGCTGCGCCGGATCGCCTGCCACCTGACCGGGGACGCGCACCGCGGCGACGATCTGGTCCAGACCGCCGTCACCCGGCTCTACGTCGGCTGGCGGCGGGCCCGCGAGGCGGACAACGTCGACGCGTACGTGCGTACCGTGCTCGTCCGGGTCTTCCTCGACGAGAAGCGCCGGCTCTGGTCCCGGGTCCGCCTGGTCGACACGCCACCCGAGCCGGCCCCCGCCCCGACCGGCGACGCGGTGGAGGACCGGGAGCTGCTGCACGCCGCGCTCGCCCAGGTGCCGCCCCGGCAGCGGGCCGTGCTGGTGCTGCGCTTCCTGCACGACCGGCCGGTGGACGAGGTGGCCGCCACCCTCGGCTGCACCGCCGGCACGGTCAAGAGCCAGACTTCGCACGGCCTGGCCAGCCTGCGCCGGCTGCTCGGCACGGACGCCTACGCGATCACCGGAGAGGGGAAGTGA
- a CDS encoding TadE/TadG family type IV pilus assembly protein encodes MTPSTSWPDAPRAGRAVPATRPRGASGRPHPGRVAPVVVRRLLRAARRRLAAGGTDRGANPVELAVVMPAVLVLLFASVQVAAWFVARSTALNAAQSGVNAQRVLQAPAGAGEARATRFLGAAGDWLVGWDSPGPTCVTGPTEVTCTVTGRSLSVIPGVSFRVRQTAHGTVERWTNP; translated from the coding sequence ATGACCCCTTCGACGAGCTGGCCGGACGCACCTCGGGCCGGCCGGGCGGTCCCTGCCACCCGGCCCCGGGGCGCGTCCGGCCGTCCCCACCCCGGCCGGGTCGCGCCGGTCGTGGTGCGGCGCCTGCTGCGGGCCGCCCGGCGACGGCTCGCCGCCGGGGGTACGGACCGGGGCGCGAACCCGGTCGAGCTGGCCGTCGTCATGCCGGCGGTGCTGGTGCTGCTCTTCGCCTCGGTCCAGGTGGCCGCGTGGTTCGTCGCCCGGTCCACCGCGCTGAACGCCGCGCAGAGCGGGGTGAACGCGCAGCGGGTGCTCCAGGCGCCGGCCGGGGCGGGCGAGGCCCGGGCCACCCGGTTCCTCGGCGCGGCCGGTGACTGGCTCGTCGGCTGGGACAGCCCCGGGCCGACCTGCGTCACCGGGCCCACCGAGGTCACCTGCACGGTCACCGGCCGGTCCCTGTCGGTCATCCCGGGCGTCAGCTTCCGGGTCCGGCAGACCGCGCACGGCACCGTCGAACGCTGGACGAACCCGTGA
- a CDS encoding CpaF family protein, with translation MRFEPVSHDPRQQPGATSTMPPLPPVNGRHHQPAPPVAPPTPAPPPRPRVDFAVVRELRRELSERLTQWQRGREFDANAEEVERARLAVAVVSGYADSVRRAGTPMAADEERILLDQVTAELVGLGRLQTLLVDDTIEEVHILGCDQVRITRHGGGVDWVEPIADSDDELVEILQAAARRAGATERSLSTSKPTLDLQLPDGSRLAAVFLVSHRPYAVIRKHNTLDVSLEEIAGSRPDLDEMIDPLLRDFLRASMRAGLNIMVAGLAGAGKTTVIRALMDEIPPDEPYVLLEESRELLPARRGRKHRAVMSFESREGHGERGMDGRPAGEVSIADLIPVSLRMGVLRIIVGEVRSREIVPMLQAMTTSRGSMCTIHARTPAGVSERIIELALAHGREMTVDQARRMAGNALDLIVYVTVEDETAIGGRKHRFVSHVEEVIGVGEGNRIVTTSVFGPGPDGRAVPRHLPERIRDQLLRVGYDARLLTRFIEAGTGAWRRPRHSRLGPAVRR, from the coding sequence ATGCGGTTTGAGCCGGTCTCCCACGACCCGCGCCAGCAGCCGGGGGCGACCTCGACGATGCCGCCGCTGCCCCCGGTGAACGGCCGGCACCACCAGCCGGCGCCGCCCGTCGCCCCGCCCACGCCCGCCCCGCCGCCGCGACCGCGGGTGGACTTCGCGGTGGTCCGCGAGCTGCGCCGGGAGTTGAGCGAACGGCTCACCCAGTGGCAGCGCGGCCGGGAGTTCGACGCCAACGCCGAGGAGGTCGAGCGGGCCCGGCTCGCGGTCGCCGTGGTCTCCGGGTACGCCGACTCGGTGCGCCGGGCCGGCACCCCGATGGCCGCCGACGAGGAGCGGATCCTGCTCGATCAGGTCACCGCCGAGCTGGTCGGGCTGGGCCGGCTTCAGACGCTGCTGGTGGACGACACCATCGAGGAGGTGCACATCCTCGGCTGCGACCAGGTGCGCATCACCCGGCACGGCGGGGGCGTCGACTGGGTCGAGCCGATCGCCGACAGCGACGACGAGCTGGTGGAGATCCTCCAGGCGGCCGCCCGCCGGGCCGGGGCGACCGAGCGGTCCCTGTCGACGTCCAAGCCGACGCTCGACCTGCAACTGCCCGACGGCAGCCGCCTCGCGGCGGTGTTCCTGGTCAGCCACCGCCCGTACGCGGTGATCCGCAAGCACAACACGCTGGACGTCAGCCTGGAGGAGATCGCCGGCTCCCGCCCCGACCTGGACGAGATGATCGACCCGCTGCTGCGCGACTTCCTGCGGGCGTCCATGCGGGCCGGGCTCAACATCATGGTCGCCGGGCTGGCCGGGGCGGGAAAGACCACGGTGATCCGGGCGCTGATGGACGAGATCCCGCCCGACGAGCCGTACGTGCTGCTGGAGGAGAGCCGGGAGCTGCTGCCGGCCCGCCGGGGTCGCAAGCACCGGGCGGTGATGAGCTTCGAGTCCCGCGAGGGGCACGGCGAGCGCGGCATGGACGGGCGACCGGCGGGCGAGGTGAGCATCGCCGACCTGATCCCGGTGTCGCTGCGGATGGGCGTGCTGCGGATCATCGTCGGCGAGGTCCGGTCCCGGGAGATCGTGCCGATGCTCCAGGCGATGACCACCAGCCGCGGCTCGATGTGCACCATCCACGCCCGTACCCCGGCCGGGGTGAGCGAGCGGATCATCGAGCTGGCGCTGGCCCACGGCCGGGAGATGACGGTCGACCAGGCCCGCCGGATGGCCGGCAACGCCCTCGACCTGATCGTCTACGTGACCGTCGAGGACGAGACCGCGATCGGCGGGCGCAAGCACCGGTTCGTCTCCCACGTGGAGGAGGTGATCGGGGTCGGCGAGGGCAACCGGATCGTCACCACCAGCGTCTTCGGCCCCGGCCCGGACGGCCGGGCCGTCCCCCGCCACCTGCCGGAACGCATCCGCGACCAGTTGCTGCGGGTCGGCTACGACGCCCGGCTGCTGACCCGCTTCATCGAGGCCGGCACCGGCGCCTGGCGCCGCCCCCGGCACAGCCGACTGGGCCCGGCGGTACGCCGGTGA
- a CDS encoding type II secretion system F family protein — MTNIELIAVVSGAACVAGLVLAVVALVGTRAPARSVPGAGRGLRRLWLGSGAGRRAQRAHQVRLAVAVAAGALAFLLTGLPVVGLIVAVAVPGVPWLFSVGRAEERAIARIEAVGEWTRRLKDVSATGQGLQQAIIGTIATVPQEIQEEVRLLAARLQAGWTARTALLAFSDEIGDPVCDQVVAALILHLTDRGERLGDVLGSIASAAAAEVGTRREVEAKRTQPRFAVRFLTGMTLAVLAYGLLNTEYVRPYGTVFGQLVMAVLSAAFVGLLIWVRSMSQPPPPARFLPAPDPEEAIA, encoded by the coding sequence GTGACCAACATCGAGCTGATCGCCGTCGTCTCCGGGGCGGCCTGCGTCGCCGGCCTGGTGCTGGCCGTGGTCGCGCTGGTCGGCACCCGGGCACCGGCCCGTTCGGTGCCGGGGGCCGGGCGCGGGCTGCGCCGGCTCTGGCTGGGCTCGGGCGCGGGCCGCCGCGCGCAGCGGGCGCACCAGGTCCGGCTGGCGGTGGCGGTGGCGGCGGGCGCGCTGGCGTTCCTGCTCACCGGGCTGCCGGTGGTGGGGCTGATCGTGGCGGTGGCCGTGCCGGGGGTGCCCTGGCTGTTCTCGGTCGGCCGGGCCGAGGAACGGGCGATCGCCCGGATCGAGGCGGTCGGCGAGTGGACCCGCCGACTGAAGGACGTCTCCGCCACCGGGCAGGGCCTCCAGCAGGCGATCATCGGCACCATCGCCACCGTCCCGCAGGAGATCCAGGAGGAGGTACGGCTGCTCGCCGCCCGCCTGCAGGCCGGCTGGACGGCCCGTACCGCGCTGCTCGCCTTCTCCGACGAGATCGGCGACCCGGTCTGCGACCAGGTGGTGGCGGCGCTGATCCTGCACCTGACCGACCGGGGCGAGCGCCTCGGCGACGTGCTCGGCTCGATCGCCTCGGCCGCCGCCGCCGAGGTGGGCACCCGGCGCGAGGTGGAGGCCAAGCGCACCCAGCCCCGGTTCGCGGTCCGCTTCCTCACCGGGATGACCCTGGCCGTGCTGGCGTACGGGCTGCTGAACACCGAGTACGTCCGCCCGTACGGCACCGTGTTCGGGCAACTGGTGATGGCGGTGCTCAGCGCGGCCTTCGTCGGGCTGCTGATCTGGGTGCGGTCGATGAGCCAGCCCCCGCCGCCGGCCCGCTTCCTCCCCGCCCCCGACCCGGAGGAGGCGATCGCGTGA
- a CDS encoding type II secretion system F family protein, producing the protein MVNWQLAIAVLGGATVGLGLFLAVREALPAAPALGPALRRLHQPPGTVAPNRGLDWLGGFSRWLSPPHRQLALIDKTPEQYALSVLLSALIGLATPTVLGAVLFLGGVRLPVVVPVLGSIGMALVCGLLAHRAVLARADSARDEFRAAVCTYLDLVALQLSAAHGPVQSLERAAAVCDGWVFDRIREALRIAQMQMHSPWDELQELAERIGIPELGDVGAIMRSSGSEGAQVHETLRSRADSLRDQIRTDNLTRAEGVTSRLDIPGSLLVFVLLGFMLYPFVARL; encoded by the coding sequence ATCGTCAACTGGCAGCTCGCGATCGCCGTGCTCGGCGGGGCGACGGTGGGGCTGGGCCTGTTCCTGGCGGTCCGGGAGGCGTTGCCGGCCGCGCCGGCCCTCGGCCCCGCGCTGCGCCGGCTGCACCAGCCCCCGGGCACCGTCGCGCCAAACCGGGGCCTGGACTGGTTGGGCGGGTTCTCCCGCTGGCTCAGCCCCCCGCACCGACAGCTCGCGCTGATCGACAAGACCCCCGAGCAGTACGCCCTGTCGGTGCTGCTCTCCGCCCTGATCGGGTTGGCCACCCCGACCGTGCTGGGGGCGGTGCTCTTCCTCGGCGGGGTACGCCTGCCGGTGGTCGTACCGGTGCTGGGCAGCATCGGGATGGCGCTGGTCTGCGGGCTGCTCGCGCACCGCGCGGTGCTGGCGCGGGCGGATTCGGCGCGCGACGAGTTCCGCGCGGCCGTCTGCACCTACCTCGACCTGGTGGCGCTGCAGCTGTCGGCGGCGCACGGCCCGGTGCAGTCGCTGGAACGGGCGGCGGCGGTCTGCGACGGCTGGGTCTTCGACCGGATCCGCGAGGCGCTGCGGATCGCGCAGATGCAGATGCACTCGCCCTGGGACGAGCTCCAGGAGTTGGCCGAGCGGATCGGCATCCCGGAGCTGGGCGACGTCGGGGCGATCATGCGCTCCTCCGGCAGCGAGGGCGCGCAGGTCCACGAGACCCTGCGCAGTCGTGCCGACTCGCTGCGGGACCAGATCCGCACCGACAACCTGACCCGTGCCGAGGGGGTGACCAGCCGGCTGGACATCCCCGGTTCGCTGCTGGTCTTCGTCCTGCTCGGTTTCATGCTCTACCCGTTCGTCGCCCGGCTGTAG
- a CDS encoding DNA glycosylase AlkZ-like family protein, which produces MPVHRLDRVDARRIAVRAQLLDAHRPPDLLTVVNRLTFLQLDPTAAVAPSADLVAWTRLGAGYRPDHLRQAVEQDRSMFEHQAMVWPTADLGLHLAEMAAWPPEGSRKHAWLAANATFHRFVLDLLRDSGPLLSRDVPDRSVVPWPSTGWTNNRNVTQLLEILAARGEIAIADRVGRQRRWDLAERVYPAGTTAVPADEARRMRDERRLRSLGIARASVVGEAGEPAQVEGTAGTWRVDPAALGQPFAGRTALLSPFDRLVHDRKRARELFDFEYVLEMYLPKAKRRWGYFALPVLHHDRLVGKVDATADHRAGVLRVHAIHQDAPFTRAVTAAVGAELDALASWLGLTEVTRIS; this is translated from the coding sequence ATGCCTGTCCACCGGCTCGATCGGGTCGACGCCCGGCGGATCGCGGTGCGCGCCCAACTGCTGGACGCGCACCGCCCGCCGGACCTGCTGACCGTGGTCAACAGGTTGACGTTCCTGCAACTGGATCCGACGGCCGCCGTGGCGCCCAGCGCCGACCTCGTCGCCTGGACGCGGCTGGGCGCCGGGTACCGGCCGGACCACCTGCGGCAGGCGGTGGAGCAGGACCGCAGCATGTTCGAGCACCAGGCCATGGTGTGGCCGACGGCGGACCTGGGGCTGCACCTCGCCGAGATGGCGGCGTGGCCGCCGGAGGGCTCGCGCAAGCACGCCTGGCTGGCGGCGAACGCCACGTTCCACCGGTTCGTGCTCGACCTGCTGCGCGACTCCGGCCCGCTGCTGTCCCGCGACGTGCCGGACCGCAGCGTGGTGCCGTGGCCGTCGACCGGCTGGACGAACAACCGCAACGTCACCCAACTGCTGGAGATCCTCGCCGCCCGCGGCGAGATCGCCATCGCCGACCGGGTCGGGCGGCAGCGCCGGTGGGATCTGGCCGAGCGGGTCTATCCGGCCGGCACGACGGCCGTCCCGGCGGACGAGGCCCGGCGGATGCGTGACGAGCGGCGGTTGCGTTCGTTGGGCATCGCCCGGGCGTCGGTCGTCGGGGAGGCGGGTGAACCGGCGCAGGTCGAGGGCACCGCCGGCACGTGGCGGGTGGACCCGGCGGCCCTCGGCCAGCCGTTCGCCGGCCGTACCGCGCTGCTGTCGCCGTTCGACCGGCTGGTCCACGACCGGAAGCGGGCCCGGGAGCTCTTCGACTTCGAGTACGTGCTGGAGATGTACCTGCCGAAGGCGAAGCGCCGCTGGGGCTACTTCGCGCTGCCCGTGCTGCACCACGACCGACTCGTCGGCAAGGTGGACGCCACGGCCGACCACCGGGCCGGCGTCCTGCGGGTGCACGCGATCCACCAGGACGCCCCCTTCACCCGCGCCGTCACCGCGGCGGTCGGCGCCGAGCTGGACGCGTTGGCGTCGTGGCTCGGCCTGACCGAGGTCACCCGCATCTCGTAG
- a CDS encoding LysM peptidoglycan-binding domain-containing protein, whose product MTASRGSAVRRTGQLLTGFGSLVVLVALLVGAPVALLAFAGNPLPDQLPTLSEVGTALTSRDDGRLFLRALAVVGWFGWATFAFSVLVELAAQATRRPAPRLPGMSRQQRAAAALVGSVALIIAASPAASAAAAMTYPATAGTGHPTTGAAVPATGATVVLAAPPVGSTGSVPEGAGAEAARPQPAPPVYRVAKGDYLGGVAERYLDDFDGYREVARLNRLQDADRIRPGQLIKLPARAEDDGVRRHATGRLVAGPSTPRKPSPHPPAASPQQPPHSTPLPDEQAGPDTPGGQAGPGGTDATPGQPAPRTMPPQVERPAGAPPAMAAGASRATDDEGMNRPLAVSAVLAVASIVGAQIGAVLGLRRRPARAVAAARARHRRD is encoded by the coding sequence ATGACCGCATCGCGTGGCTCCGCCGTTCGGCGGACCGGCCAGTTGCTCACCGGGTTCGGGTCGCTGGTCGTCCTGGTCGCGCTGCTGGTGGGCGCCCCGGTGGCGCTGCTCGCCTTCGCCGGCAATCCGCTGCCCGACCAACTGCCCACTCTGTCGGAGGTCGGCACGGCGCTGACCAGCCGGGACGACGGTCGGTTGTTCCTGCGGGCGCTGGCCGTCGTCGGCTGGTTCGGCTGGGCGACGTTCGCCTTCTCCGTGCTGGTGGAGCTGGCGGCGCAGGCGACGCGGCGACCCGCGCCCCGGCTGCCCGGGATGAGCCGGCAGCAGCGGGCCGCGGCGGCCCTGGTCGGATCGGTCGCGCTGATCATCGCGGCGAGCCCGGCGGCCAGCGCGGCGGCGGCCATGACGTACCCGGCGACGGCCGGCACCGGGCACCCGACGACGGGCGCGGCAGTGCCGGCGACGGGCGCGACGGTGGTCCTCGCGGCGCCGCCCGTCGGGTCGACGGGGTCGGTCCCGGAGGGCGCCGGCGCCGAGGCTGCCCGGCCGCAGCCGGCCCCGCCGGTCTACCGGGTCGCCAAGGGCGACTACCTGGGCGGGGTGGCGGAACGCTACCTGGACGACTTCGACGGCTACCGGGAGGTGGCCCGGCTCAACCGGCTGCAGGACGCCGACCGGATCCGGCCCGGGCAGCTGATCAAGCTGCCGGCGCGGGCCGAGGACGACGGCGTTCGCAGGCACGCGACCGGCCGGCTGGTGGCGGGCCCGTCGACGCCGCGCAAGCCGTCGCCGCATCCGCCGGCCGCGTCTCCGCAGCAGCCGCCGCACAGCACGCCGCTCCCCGACGAGCAGGCCGGTCCGGACACGCCGGGCGGTCAGGCGGGACCGGGCGGGACCGACGCAACGCCGGGACAGCCGGCCCCGCGGACGATGCCACCGCAGGTGGAGCGGCCGGCGGGGGCGCCTCCGGCGATGGCGGCCGGGGCGTCGCGGGCCACCGACGACGAGGGGATGAACCGGCCGCTCGCGGTCTCCGCGGTGCTCGCCGTGGCCAGCATCGTCGGCGCGCAGATCGGCGCGGTGCTCGGGCTGCGCCGCCGCCCGGCCCGGGCCGTCGCGGCCGCCCGCGCTCGCCACCGCCGCGACTGA
- a CDS encoding ester cyclase, producing the protein METTETRVVREFMTRVRSGVDPDAAHRLMADRVLAHQVQAEDELTVERTPAQYAAHVRDMLAAYGDFSLRVDELFGAGDRVYARWTQHGRHLGEVDGFPPTGLPVTQVTSAVYRVRDGRIVEYWIQIDRHGLGAQLRRS; encoded by the coding sequence ATGGAGACGACGGAGACGCGGGTCGTGCGGGAGTTCATGACACGGGTCCGCTCGGGTGTCGACCCGGACGCCGCTCACCGGCTCATGGCCGACCGGGTGCTCGCTCACCAGGTGCAGGCCGAGGACGAGCTGACCGTGGAGCGCACCCCGGCGCAGTACGCGGCGCACGTCCGCGACATGCTCGCCGCGTACGGGGACTTCAGCCTGCGGGTGGACGAGCTGTTCGGGGCCGGTGACCGGGTCTACGCGCGGTGGACCCAACACGGGCGGCACCTGGGGGAGGTGGACGGGTTCCCACCCACCGGCCTGCCCGTGACGCAGGTGACCAGCGCGGTCTACCGGGTGCGGGACGGGCGAATCGTCGAGTACTGGATCCAGATCGACCGGCACGGCCTGGGGGCGCAGCTCCGGCGCTCCTGA
- the bluB gene encoding 5,6-dimethylbenzimidazole synthase produces MDLYTAIHRRRDVRAEFTGAPVPDDTLHRVLDAAHAAPSVGYSQPWDFVLVRDAGLRRRFHEHVRTERDTFAATLSGEAAARFARIKIDGVLESTLSVVVTYDPSRGGPAVLGRHAIADAGLYSVCLAIQNLWLAATAEGLGVGWVSFYREPFLADLLGIPTGIRPVAWLCVGPVTHLEEVPDLARHGWRQKRPLADALHTDRWAGGR; encoded by the coding sequence GTGGACCTCTACACCGCCATCCACCGTCGCCGGGACGTCCGGGCCGAGTTCACCGGGGCGCCGGTGCCGGACGACACCCTGCACCGCGTCCTCGACGCCGCGCACGCCGCGCCCAGCGTCGGCTACTCGCAGCCGTGGGACTTCGTCCTGGTCCGGGACGCCGGGCTGCGCCGCCGCTTCCACGAGCACGTGCGGACGGAACGGGACACCTTCGCGGCCACCCTGTCCGGTGAGGCGGCGGCACGGTTCGCCCGCATCAAGATCGACGGTGTGCTGGAGTCGACCCTGTCGGTCGTGGTGACCTACGACCCGTCGCGGGGCGGCCCGGCCGTGCTGGGCCGGCACGCCATCGCCGACGCCGGCCTCTACTCGGTCTGCCTGGCCATCCAGAACCTCTGGCTGGCCGCCACCGCCGAGGGCCTCGGCGTCGGCTGGGTCTCCTTCTACCGGGAGCCGTTCCTGGCCGACCTGCTGGGCATTCCCACCGGCATCCGGCCGGTGGCCTGGCTCTGCGTCGGGCCGGTGACGCACCTGGAGGAGGTGCCCGACCTGGCCCGGCACGGTTGGCGGCAGAAGCGCCCGCTGGCCGACGCGCTGCACACCGACCGGTGGGCGGGTGGTCGCTGA
- a CDS encoding Rieske 2Fe-2S domain-containing protein encodes MNKIEQNAALDPVGDRLQRAVQSTLRGQRVRDLLHGVWLGHPLHPAMVQVPVGAWISAAVLDLLPGQRRAATTLVGLGTVSALPAAVAGLNDWAALARDQRRVGLVHAASNSVALVFYAGSLAARMRGRHGMGRALAYLGLSAASTGAYIGGHLAYKQGAQVNQSISELHRMTDEWKAIADLATLPQRELITREVDDVSVILYRHGDDVTVMLERCPHQSGPLGEGEVQEIEGHACVVCPWHGSTFRLNGGEVVHGPAANDQQLLPTRVVDGILQTKLP; translated from the coding sequence ATGAACAAGATCGAGCAGAACGCCGCGCTGGACCCGGTCGGCGACCGGCTCCAGCGGGCCGTCCAGTCGACCCTGCGCGGGCAGCGGGTCCGTGACCTGCTGCACGGGGTCTGGCTGGGCCATCCGCTGCACCCGGCGATGGTGCAGGTGCCGGTGGGTGCGTGGATCAGCGCCGCCGTGCTGGACCTGCTGCCCGGCCAGCGCCGGGCCGCGACGACCCTGGTCGGGCTGGGTACGGTGAGCGCCCTCCCGGCCGCCGTCGCCGGGCTGAACGACTGGGCCGCCCTGGCCCGGGACCAGCGCCGCGTCGGGCTGGTGCACGCCGCCTCCAACTCCGTCGCGCTGGTGTTCTACGCCGGCTCGCTCGCTGCCCGGATGCGCGGCCGGCACGGCATGGGGCGGGCGCTGGCGTACCTGGGGCTGAGCGCGGCCAGCACCGGGGCGTACATCGGCGGGCACCTGGCGTACAAGCAGGGTGCGCAGGTCAACCAGAGCATCTCCGAGCTGCACCGGATGACCGACGAGTGGAAGGCCATCGCCGACCTGGCGACGCTGCCGCAGCGCGAGCTGATCACCCGCGAGGTGGACGACGTCTCGGTGATCCTCTACCGGCACGGCGACGACGTCACCGTGATGCTGGAACGCTGCCCGCACCAGAGCGGCCCGCTCGGCGAGGGCGAGGTGCAGGAGATCGAGGGCCACGCCTGCGTGGTCTGCCCCTGGCACGGCTCGACGTTCCGGCTCAACGGCGGCGAGGTCGTGCACGGCCCGGCCGCGAACGACCAGCAGCTCCTGCCGACCCGGGTGGTCGACGGAATCCTCCAGACCAAGCTGCCCTGA